The genomic interval GCTTGAAACCGGGCTGAAAGAAAATGTGGATACGGTCAAGCGGCAGAACCTTTTTGAGCAGAAGGGTATTCTTCATTTTGTGCTGCAGGAGTTCAATGCCGCCAACGACAGTTTCGAGAAGGCCGGTGAATCCAAGCGGATCGGGCAGCTTCGAACGCTCAGCGAAAAATATGCAAAAATCAAACCGGTGGATAAAAAGCAACTCACCGACCGGCAGCTGGCTGATCTTATTCATGAGTCGAACTCAGCGCAGCAGATGACTATTTTTTATGTCTATTATCACCATATGCGCCGTCGGCCTTCACTTGCAAAGGCGGTGGATTATGAGCCGCTGGCCGCTGCCGTGCTGGATAAGCTGAACTATACGAACTACGCTAAAAAGAACGGACTTAAGTATACCTGGACGAAAGAGGGCGGTATACTTGATCTCAAAGGATCGCCCTACACCGTTTTTTCAATCAACATCATTGGCGTCTATCGCCGGAATGTGCTCGAACCGCTTGAGCTGAAATCGCTGGATTTGAGTAATACCCGGATTGAGCATCTGTATGAGTTGCGTGGCATGCAGCTGGACGAATTGAAAATTTCGGGCGTTGCCATCTCCAGTAAATCGAAATCCTCGATGCTGAATCAGCTCAATCCTCTTCGTTTGAAGCGGATCGTGATGGATGTTAACAAGTTTCCTGAAGATACCGTTGCGGCTCTTAAGGAGAAAATGGAGGTGGTCGGCACTTATGCCGAAGCTGAACGCTTGAAAAAGATTGCGGAGGAACGGCGGAACGCTGGGCGTAAAAACCGGGCGGCCACGAAGAAGTAGCAGGTCTATTCAAGCTCGTTGCGAAGGTGCCGGATTTCCTGAATCAGACGTTCTTTCACGCGGTTTTTCAGACGGTAAACCGAGTTCTCTTTCAGGCCCAGTTCGCAGGCGATCTCTTCAACGCTTTTGCCCTTCAGGGTGAGGCGGAATGCATCGACGGCCTTACCGGAAAAAAGCGGTTCAATGTTTTCCAGTGCCATATTGGTGAGATGGATTTCCCACTCCCGTTCCGCAATATCATTGATTTCCGGAAGGCGGATGGCTTTGAGATAGGTGAGTGTGTCGTCTTTGCTGGCTTTCTCCAGGCGGTTGGCTTCGCGGGTGCGTTTGCGAATGAAATCCGTAACACAGTTTTTGGTTACCGTACTGAGCCAGCTGCGGAAACGGTTGATTTTTTCGTATTCCATTTTGGGCAGACTGTTCCATAGATTAATCAGCACCTGCTGCAGGATATCCTCGGTATCGTGCTCGGAAATATTCATGCTCCGGATGATGGCATAAATATAACGACGATATACGCGTACAAACTCTTCCCAGGACTGTTCGTCCTGCTGGTTCTGAACGCGCTGAATAAGGGTTGCTCGGGTTTGATACTGATCTTCGGCCGCCACGGGTCTGTCTCTCCTGCTGAAAATGAACTGTTAAGCTAGGCCCGGAGCGCTGAAAAAGCAAAGAGATAATTGGCTGAATGTAGTGGCAGGGGGTTGACATATCCGGTGGAAATCCCTAAAACGTCACAAGTTTCAGAGTGAAACGCTTC from Verrucomicrobia bacterium S94 carries:
- a CDS encoding sigma-70 family RNA polymerase sigma factor, translated to MFSRRDRPVAAEDQYQTRATLIQRVQNQQDEQSWEEFVRVYRRYIYAIIRSMNISEHDTEDILQQVLINLWNSLPKMEYEKINRFRSWLSTVTKNCVTDFIRKRTREANRLEKASKDDTLTYLKAIRLPEINDIAEREWEIHLTNMALENIEPLFSGKAVDAFRLTLKGKSVEEIACELGLKENSVYRLKNRVKERLIQEIRHLRNELE